Proteins encoded in a region of the Gallalistipes aquisgranensis genome:
- a CDS encoding SusC/RagA family TonB-linked outer membrane protein yields MKNKWPLLVLGILLCVADLSAQNRKVTGRVTNASDGSPVIGATVIARESKRGTSTTHDGKFTLSVASYDKNLEVSFLGMKKVSVALTASKSVYDVVLEEEYSDLDAIVVTGYGSQRKRDVTGAITSLTAKDIEKNAGGNINTALQGKIPGMQIITTSGEPGAGANISIRGLSSINGNNEPLYIIDGVQIESGNVSSLDGDASFSPMAGLDISDIESIEVLKDAASAAIYGSKAANGVIIITTKGGQKLGISEPVVNVSHTSSIVTNSRNLDVLNAREFREVYVQSRLNNGNDRPTNDWIVNPNNPMYLRSTDWQDLMFRTVYQHRENISLRGSSNNFSYSLSLSYKDQKPTVIETKYRQYNGRANFTYKMNKWLKGYTSVSYANQDYNRVLSGNSLTSVISTIVKTNPCYSPYDFETGELVDYLGKKETRNPIAMAKYIPYNFSREWTIISQNFDLTLAKGLVLRISGSMDKDNTLQESYFPKRFDQTSTNPMDKGRYRDQQTTKLSTEDYLTYNYKKGDHRLSVMVGMSISKYSSKRTTLNGEDYIDSEIHNIQNAGKMTNPPSVTESEYAELSFYGRVNYTLKDRYIASFTLRRDGSSRFGKDNRFGNFPAAQLGWRFSDEKFMRWAKKNDVLYDAKLRLTWGTTGNNSIGNYAALGSFKAATSQYDGSPAVLYSAVPNPNLKWEKTTQYNVGLDLSFFAGRMNITADAYIKKSKDLLFNFPVSYYTGFSTIAMNYGDLDNKGLEFLLETVNLKGGKNKLRWNSSFNISFNRSKVGRLPGNEPLELETAIALQGAPVGLFYGHKALGVYAYTADNVYKYDEQTGEAIPYRKGSAEGNAFRGGDVHWYDADGNGIIDDDDRMVIGDPNPKFIGGFGNTFSWKGFALNILFQWSYGNDVLNEFHRDRDAMKYTRNTSRRVLGAWKKEGDVTDVPMVRYSDPMENYRVSSMWVEDGSYLRLKDLTLSYVLKPKKYIKTLKVSFTATNLLTWSNYSGYDPEVNTSTSPFVLGVDNGAYPKARSFNFGIEATF; encoded by the coding sequence ACCGTGATTGCCCGCGAGTCGAAGCGGGGAACCTCCACTACCCATGACGGAAAGTTCACCCTTTCCGTCGCATCCTATGACAAAAACCTGGAAGTTTCGTTTCTGGGAATGAAAAAGGTCTCGGTCGCCCTGACCGCCTCCAAATCCGTTTACGACGTGGTGCTGGAGGAGGAGTACAGCGACCTGGACGCCATCGTGGTCACCGGATACGGTTCGCAGCGCAAGCGCGACGTGACCGGTGCCATCACGTCGCTGACCGCTAAGGATATCGAGAAGAATGCGGGCGGCAATATCAACACGGCCCTGCAGGGAAAGATTCCCGGAATGCAGATCATCACGACCTCGGGCGAGCCCGGTGCGGGTGCCAATATTTCGATCCGCGGCCTCTCCTCGATCAACGGGAATAACGAGCCTCTGTATATTATAGACGGTGTGCAGATTGAGTCGGGGAACGTTTCCTCTCTGGACGGCGACGCTTCGTTCAGCCCGATGGCCGGCCTTGATATCAGCGATATCGAGTCGATCGAGGTGCTCAAGGACGCCGCTTCCGCCGCTATCTACGGATCGAAGGCCGCCAACGGCGTCATCATCATCACGACCAAGGGCGGGCAGAAACTCGGGATATCGGAGCCTGTGGTCAATGTCAGCCACACGTCGTCGATCGTGACCAACTCGCGCAACCTCGATGTGCTGAATGCACGGGAGTTCCGGGAAGTGTACGTTCAGTCCCGGCTCAATAACGGGAACGACCGTCCGACCAACGACTGGATCGTGAATCCCAACAATCCGATGTATCTGCGCAGTACCGACTGGCAGGACCTGATGTTCCGCACGGTCTATCAGCACCGGGAAAATATCAGTCTGAGGGGAAGCAGCAATAATTTTTCGTACAGCCTCTCCCTCAGCTACAAGGACCAGAAGCCGACGGTGATCGAGACCAAATACCGCCAGTACAACGGCCGGGCCAACTTCACCTATAAGATGAACAAGTGGCTGAAGGGTTACACCAGCGTGTCGTATGCCAATCAGGATTACAACCGGGTTCTGAGCGGAAATTCGCTCACCAGTGTGATAAGCACGATCGTGAAGACGAACCCCTGTTATTCTCCCTACGATTTCGAAACGGGCGAACTGGTCGATTACCTCGGAAAGAAGGAGACCCGTAACCCGATCGCCATGGCCAAGTACATTCCCTACAATTTCAGTCGGGAGTGGACGATCATCAGCCAGAATTTCGATTTGACGCTTGCCAAAGGACTGGTGCTCCGCATTTCCGGTTCGATGGACAAGGACAACACCCTGCAGGAGTCCTATTTCCCGAAACGCTTCGATCAGACCAGTACGAATCCCATGGATAAGGGACGTTACAGGGACCAGCAGACGACGAAGCTCTCTACGGAGGACTATCTGACCTATAATTACAAGAAGGGAGACCACCGTCTTTCGGTGATGGTGGGTATGTCGATTTCGAAATACTCCAGTAAGAGGACGACGCTCAACGGAGAGGATTATATCGACTCGGAGATTCACAATATCCAGAACGCCGGGAAGATGACCAATCCTCCTTCGGTGACCGAGTCCGAGTATGCCGAACTCTCTTTCTACGGCCGGGTGAATTATACGCTGAAAGACCGTTATATCGCCTCCTTCACCCTGCGCCGGGACGGTTCGTCGCGGTTCGGTAAGGACAACCGGTTTGGCAACTTCCCCGCCGCCCAGCTTGGCTGGCGTTTCTCGGACGAGAAGTTCATGCGGTGGGCCAAGAAGAACGATGTGCTCTACGATGCCAAGTTGCGTCTGACCTGGGGTACGACGGGTAACAACTCGATCGGGAACTATGCCGCGCTCGGGTCGTTCAAGGCCGCTACGAGCCAATACGACGGCAGTCCCGCCGTGCTCTATTCTGCCGTGCCCAATCCCAATCTGAAATGGGAAAAGACCACGCAGTACAATGTGGGTCTCGACCTCTCCTTCTTCGCCGGACGGATGAACATCACGGCCGACGCCTATATCAAGAAATCGAAAGATCTGCTCTTCAACTTCCCCGTTTCCTATTATACGGGTTTCTCGACCATTGCGATGAACTACGGAGACCTGGACAACAAGGGTCTGGAGTTCCTGCTGGAGACGGTCAACCTGAAGGGCGGCAAGAACAAACTCCGCTGGAATTCGTCGTTCAACATTTCGTTCAACCGAAGCAAGGTGGGGCGTCTGCCGGGTAACGAGCCTCTCGAACTCGAAACAGCCATTGCCCTGCAGGGTGCTCCGGTCGGTCTGTTCTACGGGCATAAGGCGTTGGGTGTGTATGCCTATACGGCGGACAACGTTTACAAGTATGACGAACAGACCGGCGAGGCGATTCCTTACCGGAAAGGTTCTGCCGAAGGTAATGCTTTCCGGGGTGGTGACGTACACTGGTACGATGCGGACGGCAACGGAATCATCGACGACGACGACCGGATGGTGATCGGCGACCCGAACCCCAAGTTCATCGGCGGTTTCGGCAATACCTTCTCCTGGAAGGGCTTCGCGCTCAATATCCTGTTTCAGTGGAGCTACGGAAACGATGTGTTGAACGAGTTCCACCGCGACCGTGATGCCATGAAGTATACCCGAAATACCAGCCGCCGCGTGCTGGGAGCCTGGAAGAAGGAGGGCGACGTGACCGACGTGCCGATGGTGCGTTATTCCGACCCGATGGAGAACTACCGTGTATCGTCCATGTGGGTGGAGGACGGTTCCTACCTGCGTCTGAAAGACCTGACGCTTTCCTACGTGCTCAAACCCAAAAAATACATCAAGACGCTCAAAGTCAGTTTTACGGCAACGAACTTGTTGACGTGGAGCAACTATTCGGGATATGACCCCGAGGTCAATACCTCCACTTCACCCTTTGTTTTGGGTGTCGACAATGGAGCCTATCCTAAGGCCCGGTCTTTCAATTTCGGTATCGAGGCTACGTTCTAA
- a CDS encoding RagB/SusD family nutrient uptake outer membrane protein has protein sequence MKKITYIIAGFSALFCSCSILDIEPASEWGGTSMPTEQSHIEAILNGGYQRLCSALQSGFVYYGDARADVYYTNSTSAVTADKIVRSNLEINLSQASWTNFYQVVKQANLNIYYIPRMVSEGTLDAANVNDLLGQSYCLRAMAYFWIVRIWGDAPLVTVPVFSANDDFDMPRSPVDDVFVQIHKDLDSAYVYLTDPASSKYQKSVTRFTRPASQALKAQVYMWQKEYALALKELNDVIDKGGYSLEKLYDASLEAADTDNFRNEIAKTGFSKMFNAEQSSGSTESIFELSFSTSDGDTNNAFDSFWTATTATFMVREDFVNFLKENTADLRYYASVAKKGSNGKSRCKKLVMNYTRGDARNIILMRLGDMLLLRAEARLGLVEDDVLSQTQADEIMADINAIMVRAAGPDAEMFYDKDGEGYKDWSKEEFVELLKSERRKELAFEGHRWFDLVRWGDVNNALGAMEPAVDATYVFDTGGFTIDERAIVWPIHINEIRRSKYIEQNEYYK, from the coding sequence ATGAAAAAGATAACGTATATCATTGCCGGTTTTTCCGCGCTCTTCTGCTCGTGCAGCATTTTGGACATCGAGCCGGCGTCCGAATGGGGCGGTACCAGTATGCCTACGGAGCAGAGTCATATCGAAGCGATTCTCAACGGAGGATATCAACGGCTTTGTTCTGCGCTCCAATCCGGATTCGTCTATTACGGCGATGCGCGGGCCGATGTCTATTATACGAACAGTACGTCGGCCGTGACTGCCGACAAGATCGTGCGCAGCAACTTGGAGATAAATTTATCGCAGGCCAGCTGGACGAATTTCTATCAGGTAGTGAAGCAGGCCAACCTGAATATCTACTACATTCCGCGAATGGTGTCGGAAGGAACGCTCGATGCCGCGAATGTGAACGATCTGCTGGGGCAGTCCTACTGTCTGCGGGCGATGGCTTATTTCTGGATCGTCCGTATCTGGGGCGATGCGCCGCTGGTGACCGTCCCCGTCTTTTCCGCCAATGACGATTTCGACATGCCGCGCAGCCCGGTCGATGACGTGTTCGTCCAGATTCACAAGGACCTCGATTCGGCCTATGTCTATCTGACCGATCCTGCCAGCTCGAAATACCAGAAGTCCGTTACCCGGTTTACCCGGCCGGCCTCCCAGGCGCTGAAGGCGCAGGTGTATATGTGGCAGAAAGAGTATGCCCTGGCGCTGAAGGAGTTGAACGACGTGATCGACAAAGGCGGTTATTCGCTCGAAAAACTGTACGATGCCTCGCTCGAGGCGGCTGATACGGATAATTTCCGGAATGAAATAGCGAAGACCGGGTTCAGCAAGATGTTCAACGCCGAGCAGAGTTCCGGGTCGACGGAGTCTATCTTCGAACTCTCCTTCAGCACGTCGGACGGCGACACCAACAATGCCTTCGATTCTTTCTGGACGGCTACGACGGCGACATTCATGGTCCGGGAGGATTTCGTCAATTTCCTCAAGGAGAATACGGCGGATCTGAGGTACTATGCCTCGGTCGCCAAGAAAGGAAGCAACGGGAAGTCCCGGTGCAAGAAACTGGTGATGAATTACACGAGAGGGGATGCCCGGAATATCATCCTGATGCGTCTGGGCGATATGCTGCTGCTTCGTGCCGAAGCGCGGCTCGGACTGGTGGAGGACGATGTCCTGTCCCAGACCCAGGCCGACGAGATCATGGCCGACATCAATGCCATTATGGTGCGCGCTGCGGGCCCCGACGCTGAGATGTTTTACGACAAGGATGGTGAGGGCTATAAGGATTGGAGTAAAGAAGAGTTCGTCGAGCTGTTGAAGTCGGAGAGAAGAAAAGAGCTCGCTTTCGAGGGGCACCGCTGGTTCGATCTGGTGCGCTGGGGCGATGTGAACAATGCGCTTGGGGCTATGGAACCGGCCGTAGATGCCACCTATGTGTTCGATACGGGCGGGTTCACCATCGACGAGCGGGCCATCGTTTGGCCGATCCATATCAACGAGATCCGTCGCAGCAAGTATATCGAACAGAATGAATACTACAAGTAA
- a CDS encoding fasciclin domain-containing protein, whose amino-acid sequence MRRFKAILLVACVLGFGSCDKLMTYYDIDTDAYAYADQTILEYFESGVDPACTDFCRAVRLAGLESEIEAGGRTCIIPNNDAFAEFLSQAGCESVDAVPAPVLRDLLLYLIFPGDYRSTNMEPGANYRQISLRGDSIFIGRSESAQTYRVYVNAVSRMESITVTQQDYLFKNNMIGQVVGKMPLYKVELPATDSVPEGYEPEGVQTAKIDVSDDTCIYTYGSQKDTNFNNHAYGVRLIYRSSSYAYGLMRFPLPDLAIVEDLVSAQLVMNVTQLGNYTEGTECKVSVSEANPLVWNQWTESSATWNNVVRDLLGTASTAHRNLPKTLAGEAAFVVGPSADVEIAADITASVLKYYELDSTYVDYVLSDGSAKAGSKGVEIRLKDKDYYKFTSYILLTGPAESPLTVRYNNPLVTTGTSTVFGTETLMIDPPADPGQFDFSARNVILQLSDLPAKGVLTLYGVPVQKNQKFTLQEMEKGFVRYVRTEEGADEFKLKVLDYLNGMMAEKVTITVQ is encoded by the coding sequence ATGAGAAGATTCAAAGCCATATTGCTTGTCGCCTGTGTCCTGGGGTTCGGCAGTTGCGACAAATTGATGACGTATTATGATATAGATACGGACGCTTACGCCTATGCGGATCAGACGATTCTGGAATATTTCGAAAGCGGGGTCGATCCCGCCTGCACCGACTTCTGTCGTGCGGTGCGCCTGGCGGGGCTCGAAAGCGAGATCGAAGCGGGAGGACGTACCTGCATCATCCCCAACAACGATGCTTTCGCGGAATTTCTCAGCCAGGCGGGCTGTGAGTCGGTCGATGCCGTACCGGCTCCCGTGCTGCGCGACCTGCTGCTCTATCTGATATTTCCCGGAGACTACCGGTCGACCAATATGGAGCCCGGAGCCAATTACAGACAGATATCGCTGCGCGGCGACTCCATCTTTATCGGCCGCAGCGAGAGTGCGCAGACCTACCGGGTGTATGTCAATGCCGTCTCCCGCATGGAGAGCATTACCGTCACCCAGCAGGACTACCTGTTCAAGAACAATATGATCGGACAGGTGGTGGGCAAGATGCCCCTTTACAAGGTGGAGCTTCCCGCGACCGATTCCGTTCCGGAAGGTTACGAGCCGGAAGGAGTGCAGACTGCGAAAATCGATGTGTCGGATGATACGTGTATCTATACTTACGGTTCACAGAAAGATACCAACTTCAATAATCATGCGTACGGTGTCCGGTTGATTTATCGGAGTAGTTCTTACGCGTATGGGTTGATGCGGTTTCCGCTTCCCGATCTGGCTATAGTCGAAGATTTGGTTTCCGCCCAATTGGTGATGAATGTCACACAGTTGGGGAACTATACTGAGGGTACAGAATGTAAGGTGTCTGTTTCCGAGGCTAATCCTCTCGTTTGGAATCAGTGGACAGAGAGTTCGGCGACCTGGAATAATGTCGTGAGGGATTTGTTGGGAACCGCTTCGACCGCCCACCGGAATCTGCCGAAAACTCTGGCGGGTGAGGCTGCTTTCGTCGTAGGTCCTTCTGCCGATGTGGAGATTGCTGCCGACATTACGGCCTCCGTGCTGAAATACTACGAATTGGATAGTACGTATGTAGATTATGTCTTGTCCGACGGCAGTGCGAAAGCCGGTTCGAAAGGTGTCGAGATACGTCTGAAAGACAAGGATTACTATAAATTTACCAGTTATATCCTGTTGACCGGACCGGCCGAATCGCCGCTGACGGTACGGTATAACAACCCTCTGGTGACGACGGGAACGTCCACGGTGTTCGGTACCGAGACGCTGATGATCGATCCTCCCGCCGATCCCGGCCAGTTCGATTTCTCCGCCAGGAATGTCATCCTGCAGCTTTCCGACCTGCCCGCCAAAGGCGTTCTCACGCTTTACGGGGTGCCTGTTCAGAAAAATCAGAAATTCACCCTGCAGGAGATGGAAAAGGGTTTCGTACGGTATGTACGGACGGAAGAGGGCGCCGATGAATTTAAGTTGAAGGTGCTCGATTATCTCAACGGCATGATGGCCGAAAAGGTGACCATTACGGTACAGTAA
- a CDS encoding right-handed parallel beta-helix repeat-containing protein: protein MKRVLCAAALCLVWSASQAVNYYVDSRTGNDRNAGTSPSKPWRTIGKVNAATFGPGDSILFRRGGVWLATEALMPQGSGAEGRPVVLSAYGEGALPLIAGQGFTGAGVVSLRNQSHWVISDLELTNWAEEPGDRRGVEVKGANGGVLRGIHLKNLVIHHIKGIVGQGRKAKRTAGVEFIVTHDKNVPTRFDDLSVEGCHLYAIENQGIVLNNEAFENANYPGDETWENRKFTDVVIRNNVIHDISKNAMIIRMTEGGVVEHNVCFLTAFMEHGGNTIFSRNVRGTVFQYNEGFLNRSPDHDGSLYDPDINSPKTVWRYSYSHDNSQGMAWFCTDRRDDGILVYDNVSEDDHGFLVYFNYSFKEARVFRNLFYAGPSVRPYFLRVNRKNLHGFYSCSGNVVWNDSPALTFEYPHEGTVNPKSKGEVKDNLFLGIPAKGEYRNEPVDLGRFRRFHRGFLRSNALDTLVGNRIERFEPARKPAGEVIGRVNGLPVYRHELERELARCRWEFAGMKEKAARQAAYRKALGEVVLVKVQLAEMAGRGMPEAAAAADIERLREKENGFRRSTPKGEVMWFGPQEYGAGTFWNVFFAGAQEELRKRMAEDTLSMTDAELRAHFALGHEPAWQKRGYDYALKAIRTSLLDKKYDDYFKEKAARATVEMDRTVEKSYIK, encoded by the coding sequence ATGAAACGTGTTTTGTGTGCAGCGGCGTTGTGTCTCGTGTGGAGCGCTTCGCAGGCGGTGAATTATTATGTCGATTCGCGTACCGGCAACGACCGGAATGCGGGAACCTCGCCTTCGAAGCCTTGGCGTACGATCGGAAAGGTGAATGCGGCGACCTTCGGGCCCGGGGATTCCATCCTTTTTCGGCGCGGGGGTGTATGGTTGGCTACGGAGGCATTGATGCCGCAGGGGTCGGGGGCCGAGGGCCGTCCGGTCGTTCTTTCGGCATACGGCGAAGGGGCCCTGCCCTTGATCGCAGGCCAGGGATTTACCGGCGCGGGGGTCGTTTCGCTCCGTAACCAGTCCCATTGGGTGATTTCCGATCTCGAACTGACCAACTGGGCCGAAGAGCCCGGTGACCGCCGCGGTGTGGAGGTGAAGGGCGCCAACGGTGGAGTGCTTCGCGGCATCCATCTGAAAAATCTGGTGATCCATCATATCAAGGGGATCGTCGGGCAGGGCCGCAAGGCGAAGCGGACGGCCGGAGTGGAATTTATCGTGACCCACGACAAGAACGTACCTACCCGTTTCGACGATCTGTCGGTGGAGGGCTGTCATCTCTATGCGATCGAGAATCAGGGGATCGTCCTGAATAATGAAGCCTTCGAGAATGCCAACTATCCCGGTGACGAAACATGGGAGAACCGTAAGTTCACCGATGTGGTGATCCGCAACAACGTGATCCACGATATTTCGAAAAACGCGATGATCATCCGCATGACCGAGGGCGGCGTGGTGGAGCACAATGTCTGCTTCCTGACGGCTTTCATGGAACATGGAGGAAACACGATCTTTTCGCGCAACGTGCGCGGAACGGTGTTCCAGTATAACGAGGGTTTCCTGAACCGCTCCCCGGACCACGACGGTTCGCTGTACGATCCGGATATCAACAGTCCGAAAACGGTGTGGCGGTACAGTTACAGCCACGACAATTCGCAGGGGATGGCCTGGTTCTGTACAGACCGGAGGGACGACGGCATTCTCGTCTACGACAACGTGAGCGAGGACGACCACGGGTTTCTGGTCTATTTCAACTATTCGTTCAAGGAGGCGCGGGTATTCCGCAACCTTTTCTATGCGGGGCCTTCGGTGCGTCCTTATTTCCTGCGCGTGAACAGGAAGAACCTGCACGGTTTCTACTCCTGTTCGGGCAATGTGGTCTGGAACGACAGTCCGGCCCTGACTTTCGAGTATCCCCACGAGGGAACGGTCAATCCGAAATCGAAAGGTGAGGTGAAGGACAACCTCTTTCTGGGAATCCCCGCGAAGGGGGAGTATCGCAACGAGCCGGTCGATCTGGGGCGCTTCCGTCGTTTCCACCGCGGATTTCTCCGTTCGAACGCTCTGGATACCCTGGTAGGGAACCGGATCGAACGGTTCGAGCCGGCACGGAAGCCTGCGGGCGAGGTGATCGGCCGGGTGAACGGGCTGCCCGTCTACCGTCACGAACTGGAGCGCGAACTGGCCCGTTGCCGCTGGGAATTCGCCGGCATGAAGGAGAAGGCGGCCCGGCAGGCTGCCTACCGCAAGGCACTCGGCGAAGTGGTGCTGGTCAAGGTACAACTTGCCGAAATGGCCGGGAGAGGGATGCCGGAAGCTGCCGCGGCTGCGGATATCGAGCGTTTGCGGGAAAAGGAGAACGGTTTCCGCCGTTCGACTCCGAAAGGGGAGGTGATGTGGTTCGGTCCGCAGGAGTACGGGGCCGGCACGTTCTGGAATGTCTTTTTTGCCGGTGCGCAGGAGGAGCTCCGCAAACGGATGGCGGAGGACACGCTCTCCATGACCGATGCGGAGCTGAGGGCCCATTTCGCGCTGGGACATGAACCTGCCTGGCAGAAACGGGGATACGATTATGCCCTCAAGGCGATCCGCACCTCGCTGCTCGATAAAAAGTACGACGATTATTTCAAGGAGAAGGCCGCCCGTGCGACGGTCGAAATGGATAGAACCGTAGAGAAAAGCTACATTAAATAA
- a CDS encoding Gfo/Idh/MocA family protein, whose translation MTTRRDFLKQALTGTAMLSLGGLGLSAKSYAKVAGANERIRVGAVGVHSRGSALAKNFAKIPGCEVTNICDVDSRSLAKCAAAVEKIQNNKVKREKDVRKMLEDKDMDVVIIATPDHWHAPAALMAMKAGKDVYLEKPCSYAPHQGEILIQAAAKYRRLIQMGNQRRSWPNVIAGIEEIRKGTIGRVCFGKAWYTNNRKPIGIGKEVPVPEWLDWDLWQGPAKRSAFKDNYVHYNWHWFWRWGTGEALNNGTHMVDILRWGMEEEYPSMVNSAGGRYFYKDDWECPDTQVINLEFADGKAITWEGRSCNGRTVEGASVGAMFYGEKGSLLITGANAYTVYDLKNNVVKEVKSNIAIDPRNLLNPSESLDAFHIQNLFDAIRKGTPLNADIVSGHKSTLMVQLGNIAQRVQRTLRIDPLNGHILGDKQANKLWTAEYEKGWEMTL comes from the coding sequence ATGACTACAAGACGTGATTTCCTGAAACAGGCGTTGACCGGTACCGCCATGCTCTCGTTGGGCGGACTCGGACTGAGTGCGAAAAGCTATGCAAAGGTGGCCGGTGCCAACGAACGTATCCGGGTGGGTGCGGTCGGCGTTCATTCGCGCGGCTCGGCTCTGGCGAAAAACTTCGCCAAGATTCCCGGATGCGAGGTGACCAACATCTGCGATGTCGACTCCCGCTCGCTGGCCAAGTGTGCGGCCGCCGTCGAAAAGATACAGAACAACAAGGTGAAGCGCGAGAAGGATGTCCGCAAGATGCTCGAGGATAAGGATATGGACGTGGTGATCATCGCCACGCCCGACCACTGGCACGCGCCTGCCGCCCTGATGGCGATGAAGGCCGGCAAGGATGTCTATCTCGAAAAGCCGTGCAGCTACGCCCCGCATCAAGGCGAAATTCTGATCCAGGCCGCCGCTAAATACCGACGGTTGATCCAGATGGGCAACCAGCGCCGTTCGTGGCCGAACGTGATCGCCGGTATCGAGGAGATACGCAAGGGAACCATCGGCCGGGTCTGCTTCGGCAAGGCCTGGTACACCAACAACCGCAAGCCGATCGGGATCGGCAAAGAGGTGCCCGTTCCGGAGTGGCTGGACTGGGACCTGTGGCAGGGACCGGCCAAGCGTTCGGCCTTCAAGGACAACTACGTGCACTACAACTGGCACTGGTTCTGGCGCTGGGGTACGGGCGAGGCGCTCAATAACGGCACACACATGGTCGATATCCTGCGCTGGGGTATGGAGGAGGAGTATCCTTCGATGGTGAATTCGGCCGGAGGGCGATACTTTTACAAGGATGACTGGGAATGTCCCGACACGCAGGTGATCAACCTCGAATTCGCCGACGGCAAGGCCATCACCTGGGAGGGCCGCAGCTGCAACGGACGTACGGTCGAAGGGGCTTCCGTGGGTGCCATGTTCTACGGGGAGAAAGGCAGTCTGCTGATTACCGGGGCCAACGCCTACACCGTGTACGACCTGAAGAACAACGTGGTCAAGGAGGTGAAGAGCAACATAGCGATCGACCCGCGCAACCTGCTCAACCCGTCGGAGTCGCTCGACGCCTTCCATATCCAGAATCTGTTCGACGCCATCCGCAAGGGTACGCCGCTGAATGCCGACATCGTGTCGGGACATAAGAGTACCCTGATGGTACAGCTCGGCAACATCGCCCAGCGCGTACAGCGTACGCTGAGGATCGACCCGCTCAACGGCCACATCCTCGGGGACAAGCAGGCCAATAAACTTTGGACGGCCGAGTACGAGAAGGGTTGGGAGATGACCCTGTAA
- a CDS encoding sugar MFS transporter has translation MSNSNTVAPGGSDKKRYIVSMVILGSLFFIFGLVSWVNAILIPYFKIACELTYFQAYLVTFAFYIAYLVMSVPSSFLLNRVGYKRGIMIGLWIMALGALIFVPAALTRTYGIFLTGLFAIGTGLAILQTAANPYVTIIGPINSAAKRISMMGLCNKCAGIMAPLIFAALVLQNSDSETFRLLNEGFFSDAERGAVLDELIRRVILPYSCLAVILFVFGLLVRFSVLPEIDTDKDNASAETDDSHGKSSVFQFPYLILGALAIFFHVGAQVISIDTIIGYAQSMGLDLLEAKVFPSYVMTCTLIGYFLGIVLIPRVISQKRAFQICTVLGLVLSVAVLIASGQVDILGHRTDLSIWFIVPMGMANALIYAGIWPLAIRGLGRFTNLGSSLLVMGLCGNAFTPMIYGALADSIGVKMAYVVLIPCFLYLIFYAFVGHKITDWRKPKA, from the coding sequence ATGTCAAATTCAAATACGGTTGCTCCGGGCGGATCGGACAAGAAACGCTATATCGTGTCGATGGTCATCCTCGGCAGCCTGTTCTTCATCTTCGGGCTCGTGTCGTGGGTCAATGCGATTCTGATTCCTTATTTCAAGATCGCCTGCGAACTGACCTATTTCCAAGCCTACCTGGTAACGTTCGCCTTCTACATCGCCTATCTGGTCATGTCGGTGCCCTCGTCCTTCCTGCTCAACCGGGTGGGGTATAAACGGGGGATCATGATCGGACTGTGGATCATGGCGCTGGGTGCGCTGATCTTCGTGCCGGCCGCCCTGACCCGGACGTACGGTATATTCCTGACGGGGTTATTCGCTATCGGGACCGGACTGGCGATCCTGCAGACGGCGGCCAATCCCTATGTGACGATCATCGGGCCCATCAACAGCGCGGCCAAGCGTATCAGCATGATGGGCTTGTGTAACAAATGCGCGGGTATCATGGCGCCGCTGATCTTCGCAGCGCTCGTGCTTCAGAATTCGGACAGCGAGACGTTCCGTCTGTTGAACGAAGGGTTTTTCAGCGATGCCGAGCGGGGCGCCGTTCTCGACGAGCTGATTCGCCGGGTGATTCTGCCCTATTCCTGTCTGGCGGTCATCCTGTTCGTATTCGGCCTGCTGGTACGTTTCTCGGTGCTGCCTGAGATCGACACCGATAAGGACAACGCTTCGGCGGAGACGGACGACAGCCACGGGAAAAGTTCGGTTTTCCAGTTTCCCTATCTGATCCTGGGAGCGCTCGCCATCTTCTTCCATGTGGGTGCGCAGGTCATTTCGATCGACACCATTATCGGTTATGCACAAAGTATGGGGCTCGATCTGCTCGAAGCGAAGGTCTTTCCTTCGTATGTGATGACCTGCACGCTGATCGGCTATTTCCTCGGTATCGTCCTGATCCCGAGAGTCATCTCCCAGAAACGGGCGTTCCAGATCTGTACCGTGCTGGGTCTCGTGCTCTCCGTGGCCGTGCTGATCGCTTCGGGACAGGTCGACATTCTGGGGCACCGCACCGACCTTTCCATCTGGTTCATCGTGCCGATGGGCATGGCCAACGCCCTGATCTATGCGGGCATCTGGCCGCTGGCCATCCGGGGGTTGGGACGTTTCACGAACCTCGGTTCCTCCCTGCTGGTGATGGGCCTTTGCGGAAACGCCTTCACCCCGATGATCTACGGGGCATTGGCCGACAGCATCGGCGTGAAGATGGCCTACGTGGTGCTGATCCCCTGTTTCCTGTATCTGATATTCTACGCTTTCGTCGGGCACAAGATCACCGACTGGCGCAAACCGAAAGCATGA